One Thermogemmatispora onikobensis DNA window includes the following coding sequences:
- a CDS encoding TetR/AcrR family transcriptional regulator has protein sequence MRKKTDLRVRRTQMMLRKALIALIEERGFEAVTVGDIAERAMVNRTTFYLHYQDKYDLVTSIFKEAIDELSQSLGIPQEGPGRVDPEQPPQTWVKLFEHFAEHARMYRALLGQRGSPWFVAQMCEYIADLVHKRLEASRQPFQRYRMPSAIAIAAVSNAFIGMVTWWLEGELQYTPRQMASWFLRFALYGYYHALGFDTFLLPE, from the coding sequence ATGAGGAAAAAGACCGATTTGCGAGTGAGGCGAACGCAAATGATGTTGCGCAAAGCGCTTATTGCGCTCATCGAAGAACGAGGCTTTGAAGCGGTGACCGTGGGTGACATTGCCGAGCGAGCAATGGTCAATCGCACGACGTTCTATCTTCATTATCAAGATAAGTATGACTTGGTGACGAGCATCTTCAAGGAAGCGATTGATGAGCTTTCCCAAAGTCTCGGGATACCGCAAGAGGGGCCAGGCCGTGTTGATCCAGAACAACCCCCTCAGACGTGGGTTAAGCTCTTTGAGCACTTCGCTGAGCATGCCAGGATGTATCGGGCTCTGCTCGGTCAGCGTGGAAGCCCCTGGTTTGTGGCGCAGATGTGTGAGTATATTGCAGACCTGGTGCACAAGCGCCTAGAGGCATCCCGGCAACCATTCCAGCGGTACAGAATGCCTTCCGCGATCGCCATTGCTGCAGTATCGAATGCCTTTATTGGCATGGTCACCTGGTGGCTCGAAGGCGAACTGCAGTATACCCCCAGACAGATGGCAAGTTGGTTTCTCCGTTTTGCCCTTTACGGATACTATCATGCCCTGGGCTTCGATACATTTCTCTTACCCGAGTGA
- a CDS encoding SDR family NAD(P)-dependent oxidoreductase, protein MSSDTGEAVLITGAAQGLGQAIAVRLGREGYRLALLDRQETRLHAVAQEMSAQGQGLVSVWPTDLLAAEQLKPLVERIEQECGPLVGLVNNAGICITQSFLSATIEDWQTVFGVNVLAPFVLMQAVGERMAMRGRGAIVNVASVAGRSARPDQPLYGASKAALLHLTKSAAAYFGPQGVRVNAICPGVLPTEMTERIWRQRHPEAVQRVLQAIPLKRLPALEEVAAVVAWLLSDEASYVNGQALNVCGGLEMD, encoded by the coding sequence ATGAGTAGTGATACTGGGGAGGCCGTCTTGATTACCGGAGCCGCACAGGGGTTGGGACAGGCCATTGCGGTCCGCCTGGGGCGTGAGGGCTATCGGCTGGCTCTTCTGGATCGTCAAGAGACACGTCTGCATGCGGTGGCCCAGGAGATGAGCGCTCAGGGTCAGGGCCTGGTCAGCGTCTGGCCGACCGATCTGCTGGCCGCCGAGCAGCTCAAGCCGCTGGTGGAACGCATTGAGCAAGAGTGTGGTCCGCTGGTGGGACTGGTGAACAATGCGGGTATCTGCATCACGCAATCCTTTCTCAGTGCCACTATTGAGGATTGGCAGACGGTTTTTGGGGTCAATGTGCTGGCGCCTTTTGTGTTGATGCAGGCTGTGGGAGAGCGCATGGCTATGCGGGGGAGAGGGGCTATAGTGAACGTTGCAAGTGTCGCGGGACGCTCGGCGCGTCCTGATCAGCCTCTGTATGGCGCCAGCAAGGCGGCACTACTCCATCTCACCAAGTCGGCGGCAGCCTACTTTGGCCCCCAGGGGGTACGTGTCAATGCCATCTGTCCAGGAGTCTTGCCGACTGAGATGACCGAGCGTATCTGGCGTCAGCGTCACCCCGAAGCCGTGCAGCGCGTCCTGCAGGCCATTCCTTTGAAGCGCCTGCCAGCGCTGGAGGAGGTTGCTGCAGTGGTTGCCTGGTTACTCAGCGATGAGGCCAGCTATGTCAATGGACAGGCTTTGAACGTCTGCGGTGGCCTGGAGATGGATTAG
- a CDS encoding sugar ABC transporter ATP-binding protein — translation MSTKEHGAGAPLVELRQVTKVYPNGTVAMRGVNLRIHPHSIHGLVGANGAGKSTLIKILAGALEASSGEILWKGQRVRWRTPADARTAGVAAIYQHIPLVPTLSVLDNLLLGRRGWWRTERRHLAEIERLLSRVGYAIDPLVPVSELSIGQRQMVAILQALMRGAELVIMDEPTASLAQSERELVFRLVRQLCREGQTTFLYVSHFLEEVLHLTDRVTVLRDGQVVAEMETATLSEEQLIEAMVGKKLLSRRSGLPSGGQEAPVLLEVAHLHSPNKVKDVSFTVRSGEIVGLAGFLSSGRSEILHAIFGADAEARGLVRVAGRPVPRSPVGAVRAGLALVPEDRTRQGLIRDWPIWRNISLPDLAHLATAGLIPRWEQEQERAVRAMSALRIVAPSTAVPVDSLSGGNAQKVVFAKWMYGPVKVFLLDEPTVGVDVGAKAEILELIRRFAREGKAVVLVSSEFEELLAVAQRILVVHQGRIVAERLAAETSEDELVRLASGLARERQSSGATPLEDEG, via the coding sequence ATGTCCACGAAGGAGCATGGGGCTGGGGCGCCGCTCGTTGAGCTACGCCAGGTGACCAAAGTCTACCCGAATGGGACGGTGGCGATGCGCGGGGTTAACCTGCGCATCCACCCCCATTCAATTCATGGCCTGGTAGGGGCCAATGGGGCTGGCAAGTCGACGCTCATTAAGATCCTGGCGGGTGCTCTGGAAGCCTCCTCGGGTGAGATTCTCTGGAAAGGGCAGCGGGTACGCTGGCGTACCCCTGCCGATGCGCGTACAGCCGGAGTGGCGGCGATCTACCAGCATATTCCGCTGGTGCCGACGCTCTCAGTGCTTGATAACCTCCTCCTCGGGCGCCGTGGCTGGTGGCGCACCGAGCGGCGCCATCTGGCTGAAATTGAGCGGCTGCTGTCGCGTGTTGGCTATGCTATCGATCCTCTCGTACCAGTGAGCGAACTCTCGATCGGTCAGCGTCAGATGGTGGCCATTCTCCAGGCTTTGATGCGTGGGGCTGAGCTGGTCATTATGGATGAGCCGACCGCCTCGCTAGCCCAAAGCGAACGTGAGCTGGTCTTTCGCTTAGTGCGCCAGCTCTGTCGTGAGGGGCAGACTACCTTCTTGTATGTTTCTCACTTTTTGGAGGAAGTACTGCACCTGACCGATCGTGTGACGGTCTTACGCGATGGCCAGGTAGTAGCCGAGATGGAGACGGCCACCTTGAGCGAGGAGCAGCTGATCGAAGCTATGGTGGGCAAGAAACTGCTCAGTCGGAGGAGTGGGCTGCCATCTGGAGGGCAAGAGGCTCCGGTCCTGCTGGAAGTGGCTCATTTGCATTCGCCCAACAAGGTGAAAGATGTCTCCTTTACTGTGCGCAGTGGGGAGATTGTAGGTCTGGCTGGCTTCCTGAGTTCGGGGCGTTCTGAAATTCTACACGCCATTTTTGGGGCTGATGCTGAGGCGCGTGGCCTGGTGCGTGTGGCAGGGCGTCCGGTTCCGCGCTCGCCGGTGGGGGCCGTGCGAGCCGGCCTGGCCCTGGTTCCTGAAGATCGGACCCGTCAGGGTCTCATCCGGGACTGGCCGATCTGGCGCAATATCAGTCTGCCCGATCTGGCTCATCTTGCTACTGCCGGCCTGATCCCGCGCTGGGAGCAAGAGCAGGAGCGTGCTGTCCGGGCTATGTCCGCCCTGCGTATTGTTGCTCCTTCCACTGCTGTTCCAGTTGACTCCCTGAGTGGGGGAAACGCTCAGAAGGTCGTCTTTGCCAAGTGGATGTATGGTCCGGTCAAAGTTTTTCTGCTGGATGAGCCGACTGTCGGTGTGGATGTGGGCGCCAAAGCTGAGATTCTGGAGCTGATTCGTCGCTTCGCCCGTGAGGGCAAGGCCGTTGTGTTGGTTTCTTCAGAGTTTGAAGAACTCTTAGCGGTTGCTCAGCGCATTCTGGTGGTGCACCAAGGCCGCATCGTTGCGGAGCGCCTGGCTGCTGAGACTTCGGAAGATGAGCTGGTCCGGCTGGCCAGCGGTTTAGCCAGAGAGCGGCAAAGCAGCGGGGCGACTCCACTAGAAGACGAAGGGTGA
- a CDS encoding ABC transporter permease, giving the protein MSTDRRYRFLFERERFSLRNAGVVYAFLTLAALLTVATAISSQSNYLDPRNIANIFDQSSLVGLLAISMTVVLISGNFDLSVGSVAALGGAIALSLVDRYGVPVAVIAALLSGVVIGLINGLLVQVVGINAFIVTLGTLTAIRGLVLILTNARTISAQSDAFSVLENDSWTIPHVLLVAGIVLVVVAALMIVLASRRAHQLSLAPESCLLAVAGLAALAASFFADWDWSLSHPTWFLFGYMFLVWLLLRYTVLGRHLYAVGGNAEAARLSGVNVSLYKIGTFVLSGFTAAFVGILYAGKLGAINPNALSGTELTVLAGAILGGTSLFGGSGSVVKSVIGTLILFMLANGFNILNLGANYQGLIEGIVLIVAAGVYTVADRSRRGGRVHLRQAGLAPALREPHRNNALVSSKWSRE; this is encoded by the coding sequence ATGAGCACAGATCGTAGATATCGCTTTCTCTTCGAGAGAGAGCGCTTCTCTCTGCGGAATGCCGGGGTAGTCTATGCCTTTCTCACCCTGGCGGCACTCTTGACTGTCGCTACAGCCATCAGCAGCCAGTCCAACTATTTGGACCCGCGCAATATAGCGAACATCTTCGATCAGTCCTCCCTGGTAGGTCTGCTGGCAATCTCTATGACGGTGGTCCTGATCAGTGGCAATTTTGATCTCTCTGTCGGCTCGGTGGCAGCCCTTGGGGGAGCGATTGCCCTCAGCCTGGTTGACCGGTACGGGGTACCAGTGGCGGTGATAGCTGCCTTACTCAGCGGCGTGGTGATCGGATTGATCAATGGGCTGCTGGTGCAGGTGGTTGGCATCAATGCTTTTATCGTCACTCTAGGCACGTTGACGGCTATTCGTGGGTTGGTCTTGATCCTGACCAATGCCCGTACCATCAGTGCGCAAAGCGATGCTTTTAGCGTCTTAGAGAACGATTCCTGGACCATTCCCCATGTGCTGTTGGTGGCTGGTATCGTGTTGGTGGTGGTGGCTGCTCTGATGATTGTGCTGGCCTCGCGACGGGCTCATCAACTCTCTTTGGCGCCGGAGAGCTGTCTACTGGCGGTGGCGGGGCTGGCGGCGCTGGCGGCCAGCTTCTTCGCTGATTGGGATTGGAGCCTCTCGCATCCGACCTGGTTCCTCTTCGGCTATATGTTTCTCGTCTGGTTGCTGCTCCGCTATACGGTGCTGGGACGCCACCTCTACGCTGTCGGGGGGAACGCTGAAGCAGCCCGCCTCTCTGGCGTCAATGTCAGCCTCTACAAGATTGGCACCTTTGTGCTGAGCGGCTTCACGGCGGCTTTTGTGGGCATTCTCTATGCCGGCAAGCTGGGAGCTATCAACCCCAACGCGCTGAGTGGCACGGAGCTGACGGTCCTTGCCGGCGCGATCTTGGGCGGCACCTCTCTCTTTGGGGGATCTGGAAGTGTGGTCAAGTCAGTGATCGGCACCTTGATCCTCTTTATGCTGGCCAACGGCTTCAATATTCTGAATCTGGGAGCCAACTACCAGGGATTAATCGAAGGAATCGTGCTCATCGTGGCTGCTGGCGTCTATACCGTGGCGGATCGCTCTCGACGAGGAGGACGTGTGCATCTGCGTCAGGCTGGTCTTGCCCCCGCTCTCAGAGAGCCTCATCGCAACAATGCGCTGGTCAGCAGCAAGTGGTCAAGGGAGTGA
- a CDS encoding thiamine pyrophosphate-dependent dehydrogenase E1 component subunit alpha, which yields MQWSVEKLLKLYRLMFLIRTFEERCLCLSYQGQIAGSIHLCVGQEAVAVGAAEALQEEDLTVTTYRGHGHVLARGVDPYRAFAEMLGRRSGLCGGKGGSMHLTAVAQGVLPPNSIVAAGLPIATGVALAQRYLRRTSVVLCTFGEGALNQGAAHEALNLAAIWDLPVIFLCENNGYAEMTPAYSMIKGESFAARVRAYGIATYEVDGMDVCAVAEGTMQAVEQARAGQGPIFIEARTYRFLGHYQADPGTAYRSAEEVQRWRARDPLKLLRARLCEQQVDTERMLTALEEEVKAYLEECERRALADPWPEAEVLTEGVYASIQA from the coding sequence ATGCAATGGAGCGTCGAGAAGTTACTGAAGCTCTATCGTCTGATGTTCTTGATTCGTACTTTTGAGGAGCGTTGTTTGTGCTTAAGCTACCAGGGACAGATTGCCGGCTCGATTCATCTCTGTGTAGGGCAGGAAGCGGTCGCTGTTGGGGCTGCTGAAGCGCTGCAGGAGGAGGATCTCACCGTGACCACCTATCGTGGTCATGGTCATGTACTGGCGCGTGGTGTTGATCCCTATCGAGCCTTTGCTGAGATGCTTGGGCGGCGCAGCGGCTTATGTGGGGGCAAAGGTGGGTCAATGCATCTTACCGCTGTTGCTCAAGGAGTATTGCCTCCTAATTCGATCGTTGCGGCAGGTCTACCGATTGCGACTGGTGTGGCCCTGGCGCAGCGCTACCTGCGCCGCACGAGCGTGGTTCTCTGTACCTTTGGTGAGGGGGCGCTGAATCAAGGTGCAGCTCATGAGGCTCTCAATCTAGCGGCCATCTGGGATTTGCCGGTGATCTTTCTCTGTGAGAATAACGGCTATGCTGAGATGACGCCGGCCTACAGCATGATCAAGGGGGAGAGCTTTGCGGCTCGCGTGCGCGCCTATGGCATCGCGACGTATGAAGTCGATGGCATGGATGTTTGTGCCGTTGCTGAGGGGACTATGCAAGCCGTCGAGCAGGCTCGTGCCGGTCAGGGACCGATCTTTATCGAGGCCCGTACCTATCGCTTTCTGGGCCACTATCAGGCTGATCCGGGCACAGCTTACCGCTCGGCGGAAGAGGTTCAGCGCTGGCGCGCGCGCGATCCGCTCAAGCTGCTACGCGCTCGGCTCTGCGAGCAGCAGGTCGATACGGAGCGCATGCTGACCGCGTTGGAAGAGGAAGTGAAGGCCTATTTGGAGGAATGTGAACGGCGGGCGCTGGCAGATCCGTGGCCGGAAGCTGAGGTTCTGACGGAGGGAGTGTATGCATCCATCCAGGCTTAA
- a CDS encoding alpha/beta hydrolase family protein yields the protein MSSNPLQLEASDGRLHLAASELVDLQYLRTLAYELYGAASVGEVLRVAHDIARKGGTRDVYIETWAEQGRHNARRAQEALALGQHQTARAHFLRAYNYLRAAEFFFDRHDRANFDAIYFESVVAFDQAIVLFETPVEKIAIPFEDGVSMPGYFFKAGKDDQPRATVILSGGGDGHGEETYFLGGVPEALARGLNVLLFHGPGQRGLLHRHPDQVMRVDAEVPFGAVVEYALSRRDVDHRRLALYGMSFGGYLAPRAAAHDARIKALIANAPICNFYDLLSKQAQEAEARGEQAPVSDWAWEAMIDNYMLWNNGASSFPDFVAKARAYTLEGLEQKITCPTLVLSAEGEGAEARAQAQQFYEALQCPKSFHALSSVDGADSHCGLNNIALTSALVYDWVTGIFGR from the coding sequence ATGTCATCAAATCCACTGCAGCTGGAAGCCAGTGATGGTCGCCTGCATCTGGCGGCCAGTGAGTTAGTCGATCTCCAGTATCTTCGAACCCTGGCTTATGAATTGTATGGCGCGGCATCGGTTGGCGAAGTGTTGAGAGTCGCCCATGATATTGCGCGCAAGGGAGGGACAAGAGATGTCTACATCGAAACCTGGGCCGAGCAGGGGCGGCACAATGCCAGGAGAGCACAAGAGGCGTTGGCGCTGGGGCAACACCAGACAGCCCGGGCCCACTTCTTGCGAGCGTACAACTACTTGCGCGCTGCTGAGTTCTTCTTCGACCGACACGACCGGGCCAACTTCGACGCCATCTACTTTGAAAGTGTTGTCGCCTTCGATCAAGCCATTGTCCTGTTCGAGACGCCGGTCGAGAAAATTGCTATTCCCTTCGAGGACGGCGTCAGCATGCCCGGGTACTTTTTCAAGGCGGGGAAGGACGACCAGCCTCGTGCGACGGTCATCTTGAGTGGTGGAGGCGATGGGCATGGAGAGGAAACCTACTTTCTTGGCGGCGTTCCCGAAGCTCTTGCACGGGGTCTGAACGTTCTGCTCTTTCACGGCCCTGGTCAGCGAGGTCTTCTGCACCGCCATCCCGACCAGGTCATGCGGGTCGACGCAGAGGTCCCCTTTGGAGCTGTGGTTGAGTATGCCCTCTCGCGTCGCGATGTGGATCACAGGAGGCTGGCGCTCTATGGGATGAGCTTCGGAGGCTATCTCGCACCCAGAGCCGCCGCCCATGATGCTCGGATCAAAGCCCTGATCGCCAATGCCCCCATTTGCAATTTCTACGATCTGTTGAGCAAGCAGGCGCAGGAAGCGGAGGCTCGCGGCGAGCAGGCGCCGGTCTCAGACTGGGCCTGGGAGGCCATGATAGACAACTATATGCTCTGGAACAATGGAGCCAGTTCGTTTCCAGATTTTGTCGCGAAGGCCAGGGCCTACACTCTGGAAGGGTTAGAACAGAAGATTACCTGTCCCACCCTGGTTCTGTCAGCAGAAGGGGAAGGAGCTGAGGCGAGAGCACAGGCCCAGCAATTTTATGAAGCACTGCAGTGCCCCAAATCCTTTCACGCTCTTTCCTCCGTCGATGGGGCCGATAGCCACTGTGGACTCAACAACATTGCCTTGACCTCAGCCCTGGTCTACGACTGGGTCACTGGAATCTTTGGCCGGTAA
- a CDS encoding alpha-ketoacid dehydrogenase subunit beta, with the protein MRELSYAQAINVALAEEMERDERIILLGEDIGAYGGVFRVTQGLQERFGTHRVLDTPISEAGFLGCAVGAAMCGLRPVVEIMYVDFTGVAMDQIINQAAKLAYVSGGQVRVPLVIRTQQGARPGAAAQHAQCFEAIFAHIPGLRVVTPATPRDARGLLKAAIRCDDPVVFLEHKLLYSTTGLVPLAEEVIPLGRASLVRSGKDVSLFSYAAMLPVVMEAADRLAEMGVSAEVVDVRSLAPLDEETLLSSIRRTNRALIVHEAWRRGGLGAEIAALLQERAFDYLDAPVVRIAACDVPKPFSPAFDAFYLPTVEKVVQAVLTLLR; encoded by the coding sequence ATGCGTGAGCTAAGCTATGCCCAGGCCATCAATGTAGCGCTGGCTGAAGAGATGGAGCGAGATGAGCGTATCATTCTCTTGGGGGAGGACATCGGTGCTTATGGTGGGGTTTTTCGCGTTACCCAGGGGTTGCAAGAGCGCTTTGGGACTCATCGTGTGCTCGATACTCCTATCTCTGAGGCGGGGTTTCTTGGCTGTGCTGTCGGGGCTGCCATGTGTGGCTTGCGGCCCGTGGTAGAGATCATGTATGTCGACTTCACCGGCGTTGCGATGGATCAAATCATCAATCAAGCTGCCAAGCTGGCCTATGTTTCTGGAGGTCAGGTACGGGTCCCCTTGGTGATACGTACACAGCAGGGAGCGCGCCCAGGGGCTGCCGCTCAGCATGCTCAGTGTTTTGAGGCCATTTTTGCCCATATACCGGGGTTGCGTGTAGTGACACCCGCAACGCCGCGTGATGCCCGGGGCCTGCTCAAGGCGGCCATTCGTTGCGATGATCCAGTGGTCTTTCTCGAACACAAACTGCTCTATTCTACTACCGGACTGGTGCCGTTGGCGGAGGAGGTGATTCCTCTGGGACGTGCCAGCCTGGTGCGTTCTGGAAAGGATGTTTCGCTTTTCTCCTATGCTGCTATGCTGCCAGTGGTCATGGAGGCCGCGGATCGCCTGGCGGAGATGGGCGTCTCTGCCGAGGTGGTTGATGTGCGCTCCCTGGCGCCCCTGGATGAGGAGACTCTCCTCTCTTCGATTCGGCGCACCAATCGCGCGCTCATTGTTCATGAAGCCTGGCGGCGCGGTGGCTTGGGGGCAGAGATTGCTGCGCTCTTGCAGGAGCGAGCCTTTGATTATCTCGATGCTCCTGTTGTTCGTATAGCTGCCTGCGATGTGCCGAAGCCCTTCTCTCCTGCCTTCGATGCGTTCTATCTTCCTACTGTCGAAAAGGTAGTACAGGCGGTGCTCACGCTGCTGCGCTAG
- a CDS encoding class I SAM-dependent methyltransferase yields the protein MNEPDAAAAPASQTGSSPSASSATARNTYIIDSDQAAELARLMQQDRLLTEAMGGLLPEEGISLPETGRVLDLACGPGGWALELAFRFPKAEIIGIDISPSVVEYANAQAWSRGLENAHFQVGNVMDPLPFPDRSFDLINGRLLFGFMLPAAWPRLLAECFRLLTPGGFLRCTETEPPLTSSLAFERFSALGTDALKRAGQSFSPDGRHIGITPVLPRLVRQAGFERVRLRASAIEWSMGTEGHYPVFKDYLIGLELVQPFLAKVGVATAEELATLYQQTIAEMQADDFCALWTLLTVWGQKPATHTHPEASPAAG from the coding sequence ATGAACGAGCCAGATGCAGCAGCCGCCCCGGCCAGCCAGACGGGGTCTTCCCCCTCGGCATCTTCCGCGACCGCCAGGAATACCTACATCATCGATTCCGATCAGGCTGCCGAGTTGGCACGCCTGATGCAGCAGGATCGGCTGCTCACGGAGGCGATGGGGGGCCTCTTGCCGGAGGAAGGGATCAGCCTTCCCGAGACGGGCCGTGTCCTCGATCTGGCCTGTGGCCCGGGCGGGTGGGCCTTAGAGCTGGCCTTTCGCTTCCCCAAGGCGGAGATCATCGGCATCGACATCAGCCCGTCAGTTGTTGAGTATGCCAACGCGCAAGCCTGGTCACGTGGCCTGGAGAACGCCCACTTCCAGGTGGGCAACGTCATGGACCCCCTGCCTTTCCCTGATCGCTCCTTTGACCTGATCAATGGGCGACTCCTCTTCGGCTTCATGCTGCCAGCGGCCTGGCCGCGACTGCTCGCCGAATGCTTCCGCCTGCTCACCCCGGGCGGCTTCCTGCGCTGCACCGAAACAGAGCCGCCGCTCACCAGTAGTCTCGCCTTCGAGCGCTTCAGCGCCTTGGGAACCGACGCCCTCAAGCGAGCAGGCCAGAGTTTCTCGCCCGATGGGCGCCACATCGGCATCACCCCGGTCCTGCCGCGACTGGTGCGGCAGGCTGGTTTTGAGCGAGTGCGGCTCCGCGCCAGCGCTATCGAGTGGTCAATGGGAACCGAGGGACACTATCCTGTCTTTAAGGACTATCTCATCGGGCTGGAGCTGGTGCAGCCATTCCTGGCGAAGGTAGGCGTAGCGACAGCCGAGGAGCTGGCCACCCTCTATCAGCAGACCATTGCCGAGATGCAGGCCGATGACTTCTGCGCCCTCTGGACTTTGCTGACCGTCTGGGGTCAGAAGCCGGCCACGCATACGCACCCAGAAGCCTCCCCGGCAGCCGGCTAA
- the purB gene encoding adenylosuccinate lyase, translating to MGAHLIDSTLFGDQFGTEEMRRLFDDRAMVRAWMEVEAALAWAEAEVGLIPREAAQVIAERVEREQWDFEALARGIAETFHPLVPAIRVLSEACGEAGAYVHWGATTQDIMDTGLILQLREALALLEERMLAVRDAWRELAIRYRDTLMPGRTHGQHGPPITFGFKAAIWVAEMNRHLERLRACKPRLLVGQLAGATGSLASLGDHGLEVQRLVMQRLGLNVPPICWHTARDNLAEFVGLLGLVCATLGKVAMEIIHLQATEVAEVEEPFIWGKVGSSTMPHKRNPMICELIAALGRIVRQDAALALDTMVQEHERDMAAWQAEWEYIPRCCILTDSALVYALHVARDLSVNAERMRANIELTGGLALSEAVMLQLGRFIGRQKAHDVVYRIAMAVASEGKVSFSEALQNDREVQAYLSPEQIRSLLEPEHYLGSARASVDRVVALTLPLSEQQEH from the coding sequence ATGGGAGCACACCTAATCGATTCAACGCTTTTTGGTGATCAGTTTGGTACGGAAGAGATGCGCCGTCTCTTTGACGATCGAGCGATGGTGCGCGCCTGGATGGAGGTTGAAGCGGCGCTTGCCTGGGCCGAAGCCGAAGTGGGACTGATTCCTCGCGAGGCGGCCCAGGTGATCGCCGAGCGCGTCGAGCGTGAGCAGTGGGATTTCGAAGCGCTAGCCCGCGGGATCGCCGAGACCTTTCACCCACTGGTGCCGGCCATTCGGGTCCTCTCCGAGGCCTGTGGAGAGGCTGGGGCCTATGTCCACTGGGGAGCAACGACTCAGGATATTATGGATACAGGCCTGATTTTGCAGCTGCGCGAGGCTCTGGCCTTGCTGGAAGAGCGCATGCTAGCGGTGCGTGATGCCTGGCGCGAGCTGGCGATCCGCTATCGAGATACCCTGATGCCCGGTCGTACTCATGGGCAGCATGGTCCCCCTATTACCTTTGGCTTCAAGGCCGCCATCTGGGTGGCCGAGATGAATCGGCATCTAGAACGGCTCCGCGCCTGCAAGCCGCGCCTGCTGGTCGGTCAGCTTGCGGGTGCGACTGGCTCGCTTGCCTCGCTGGGCGATCATGGCCTGGAGGTACAGCGTCTGGTGATGCAGCGGCTCGGGTTGAACGTCCCGCCTATCTGCTGGCATACGGCTCGCGATAATCTGGCTGAATTTGTTGGCCTGCTGGGCCTGGTCTGTGCCACTTTGGGCAAGGTGGCGATGGAGATCATTCATCTGCAGGCGACTGAGGTTGCAGAGGTGGAGGAGCCTTTTATCTGGGGCAAGGTAGGCAGTAGCACGATGCCCCATAAGCGAAATCCGATGATCTGCGAGCTGATTGCTGCACTAGGGCGCATTGTACGTCAAGATGCTGCTCTGGCTCTTGATACTATGGTACAGGAGCATGAGCGTGATATGGCGGCCTGGCAGGCCGAATGGGAATACATTCCTCGCTGCTGCATCCTGACCGATAGTGCTCTTGTATATGCGCTACATGTGGCGCGAGATCTCTCTGTCAATGCCGAGCGTATGCGAGCCAACATCGAGCTGACAGGTGGCCTGGCGCTCTCGGAGGCTGTCATGCTACAGCTAGGACGCTTTATTGGGCGTCAGAAGGCTCACGACGTAGTCTATCGCATTGCTATGGCGGTGGCTTCTGAGGGGAAGGTCTCTTTCAGTGAAGCCCTACAGAACGACCGTGAGGTCCAGGCCTATTTGTCGCCCGAGCAGATTCGCTCGTTATTGGAGCCGGAGCACTATCTGGGATCAGCTCGGGCGAGTGTTGATCGGGTGGTTGCTCTGACCCTGCCCCTGTCTGAGCAGCAAGAACATTGA
- a CDS encoding VOC family protein: protein MISGVWHFSFTVSNLERSLEWYTTVLGLEFVRGQVQQNEYTSRLVNFPDAHLKVAQLRIPGAGPTRSQHHLELVEYVWPQGQRLELATNNVGIAHLAFEVDDIHAAVARLQEMGVRFKSETPNAITEGVNKGGYSIYLLDPDGITLELVQPPPSS from the coding sequence ATGATAAGTGGCGTGTGGCATTTTTCGTTTACAGTGAGTAATCTGGAACGCTCGCTGGAGTGGTATACAACGGTCCTGGGACTAGAGTTTGTCCGTGGACAGGTTCAACAGAATGAATACACGAGCCGGCTGGTAAACTTCCCAGATGCGCATTTGAAAGTGGCACAGTTGCGCATTCCTGGCGCAGGGCCGACGCGCTCGCAGCATCACCTGGAGCTTGTTGAGTATGTGTGGCCGCAGGGGCAGCGGCTGGAGTTAGCGACGAACAACGTTGGGATTGCGCACCTGGCTTTTGAGGTGGACGACATTCATGCCGCAGTAGCCCGCCTGCAGGAGATGGGTGTGCGTTTCAAGTCTGAGACGCCCAATGCCATCACCGAGGGAGTCAACAAAGGTGGTTACTCCATCTATTTGCTAGATCCGGACGGCATTACCCTGGAGCTGGTGCAACCGCCGCCTTCCTCGTGA